In Erigeron canadensis isolate Cc75 chromosome 1, C_canadensis_v1, whole genome shotgun sequence, a single window of DNA contains:
- the LOC122593738 gene encoding protein CLAVATA 3, producing the protein MAFAFKSLSFSFILLLCVLFLLQISWGIYGAEKTISCDPSMKVMGNRKLLVVNGLEAKQEVLKIDGKKSTRKEDQYYVGWELRAAPLGPDPLHHHGADPKKPRTP; encoded by the exons aTGGCTTTTGCATTCAAAtcactttctttctctttcattTTGTTACTTTGCGTGCTTTTTCTCTTACAAATCTCTT GGGGTATCTATGGTGCAGAAAAGACCATCTCATGTGACCCTTCTATGAAAGTTATGGGTAACAGGAAG TTGTTGGTGGTGAATGGTTTGGAAGCAAAGCAAGAAGTTTTGAAGATAGATGGGAAGAAGAGTACTAGGAAAGAGGACCAATATTATGTGGGTTGGGAACTAAGGGCAGCACCATTGGGCCCAGACCCACTTCACCATCATGGTGCTGACCCAAAGAAGCCAAGAACTCCTTGA